One uncultured Hyphomonas sp. genomic region harbors:
- the dxs gene encoding 1-deoxy-D-xylulose-5-phosphate synthase: protein MTDIRPNRLLDAIDSPDDLKGRSRAELKQIANEVREEVIDVVSVTGGHLGSGLGVVELTVAIHSVFNTPKDKLIWDVGHQCYPHKILTGRRDQMRTLRQGGGLSGFTKRSESEYDPFGAAHAATSISAGLGFAKARDIQDEDSSVIAVIGDGSMSAGMAYEAMNNAGADKSRLIVILNDNDMSIAPPVGAMSNHLSQLVSSRPYRGLRRIAKKFVAPMGLESPARRAEEFLRGFAMGGTLFEELGFYYVGPVDGHDLDVLIPILENVQAMRDGPILIHVVTQKGKGYAPAENSADKYHGVSKFSVVTGEQSKPKPKAPAYQKVFGQTLTQLAETDDKICAITAAMPSGTSTDIFAAKYPDRHFDVGIAEQHAVTFAAGLAADGLKPFCAIYSTFLQRGYDQVVHDVAIQKLPVRFAIDRAGLVGADGATHAGSFDIGYLGALPGLICMAAGDEAELARMVLTSLEIDDRPSSFRYPRGEGAGVDMPEVLTPLEIGKGRVIREGTAIAILSYGARLGEAMKAADMLAAQGLSATVADARFAKPLDTELVDRLAKEHEVLITIEEGATGGFGSFVLEYLARSGGLDSGLRIRPMTLPDVFQDQDTPYNMYEAAGLNARHIAARAIEALGRGDIAEIERLARA, encoded by the coding sequence ATGACCGACATCCGACCCAACCGCCTGCTCGACGCGATCGACTCCCCCGACGACCTGAAAGGGCGTTCCCGGGCGGAGCTGAAACAGATCGCGAATGAAGTGCGCGAAGAGGTGATCGACGTGGTTTCGGTCACCGGCGGACACCTTGGCTCCGGGCTCGGCGTGGTTGAACTGACCGTGGCGATCCATTCGGTGTTCAACACACCGAAGGACAAGCTGATCTGGGATGTCGGCCACCAGTGCTATCCCCACAAGATCCTGACCGGTCGGCGCGACCAGATGCGCACCCTGCGCCAGGGCGGCGGCCTGTCCGGTTTCACCAAGCGCTCCGAGAGCGAGTACGATCCGTTCGGTGCGGCCCATGCGGCGACGTCGATCTCGGCCGGGCTCGGCTTTGCCAAGGCGCGGGACATTCAGGACGAGGATTCCAGCGTCATCGCCGTGATCGGTGACGGCTCCATGTCTGCCGGCATGGCCTATGAGGCGATGAACAATGCGGGCGCCGACAAGTCGCGCCTGATCGTCATCCTCAATGACAATGACATGTCCATCGCCCCGCCGGTTGGCGCGATGAGCAACCATCTCTCACAGCTCGTTTCCTCGCGGCCCTATCGGGGCCTGCGCCGGATTGCGAAAAAATTCGTTGCGCCGATGGGCCTCGAAAGCCCGGCTCGCCGCGCCGAGGAATTCCTGCGCGGCTTCGCCATGGGCGGCACGCTGTTCGAGGAACTGGGTTTCTACTATGTCGGCCCGGTCGACGGCCATGACCTCGACGTGCTGATCCCGATCCTTGAAAATGTGCAGGCGATGCGGGACGGGCCCATCCTGATCCACGTCGTCACGCAAAAGGGCAAAGGCTACGCTCCGGCGGAGAACTCTGCCGACAAGTATCACGGTGTCTCGAAATTCTCGGTCGTCACCGGTGAACAGTCCAAGCCGAAACCGAAGGCCCCGGCCTATCAGAAGGTCTTCGGCCAGACGCTGACACAGCTGGCGGAGACCGACGACAAGATCTGCGCGATCACGGCGGCCATGCCGTCGGGCACCTCCACAGACATCTTCGCTGCGAAATATCCTGACCGGCATTTCGATGTCGGCATCGCCGAACAGCACGCCGTCACCTTCGCGGCCGGTCTCGCGGCAGACGGGCTGAAGCCGTTCTGCGCGATCTATTCGACCTTCCTTCAGCGCGGCTACGACCAGGTCGTGCATGATGTAGCGATCCAGAAACTGCCGGTCCGCTTCGCGATTGACCGGGCAGGCCTGGTTGGCGCCGACGGGGCAACTCATGCCGGCAGTTTCGACATCGGCTATCTCGGCGCGCTGCCGGGCCTGATCTGCATGGCGGCTGGCGACGAGGCGGAACTGGCCCGCATGGTGCTGACCTCGCTGGAAATCGACGACCGGCCGAGTTCCTTCCGCTATCCGCGCGGGGAAGGCGCTGGCGTTGATATGCCGGAGGTCCTGACGCCGCTGGAAATCGGCAAGGGCCGGGTGATCCGTGAAGGTACGGCCATTGCGATCCTGTCCTATGGTGCGCGCCTCGGTGAAGCGATGAAGGCGGCGGACATGCTGGCGGCACAAGGCCTGTCGGCAACGGTGGCCGATGCGCGCTTTGCCAAGCCGCTGGACACCGAACTGGTCGACCGCCTCGCGAAAGAGCACGAAGTGCTGATCACGATCGAGGAAGGCGCCACCGGCGGCTTCGGCAGCTTTGTGCTGGAATACCTTGCCCGCAGCGGCGGACTCGACAGTGGTCTGAGGATCCGGCCGATGACCCTGCCGGATGTGTTCCAGGATCAGGATACGCCCTACAACATGTATGAGGCCGCCGGCCTCAACGCCCGG
- a CDS encoding polyprenyl synthetase family protein, which produces MADVIDFDLRLKEVADKVTVALDHLIPPASGPEADLMRAMRHAALANGKRMRPFFLLEAGAMFDAPEKSLLRAAAALECVHCYSLVHDDLPCMDDDDFRRGQPTVHKAFDEATAVLAGDALLTLAFKILASRETHDDAEVRALLIERLADASGARGMVGGQMIDMLESDSPRDLNTITRMQRLKTGALISYATEAAGIIGHAREHERSALAGFSNDLGLAYQIADDLLDATGDEGAVGKALAKDEEAGKANFVTILGIDGARQRVRLLAEQAKEHLAIFREKANILLQSVDFVLDRTH; this is translated from the coding sequence ATGGCGGACGTGATCGACTTCGACCTTCGCCTGAAGGAAGTTGCCGACAAGGTGACCGTGGCGCTGGACCATCTGATCCCGCCTGCCTCGGGACCGGAGGCGGACCTGATGCGCGCGATGCGCCATGCCGCCCTCGCCAATGGAAAACGCATGCGCCCGTTCTTCCTGCTGGAAGCCGGCGCCATGTTCGATGCCCCGGAAAAGTCGCTCCTGCGCGCGGCGGCGGCGCTGGAATGCGTGCACTGCTACTCTCTGGTGCATGACGATTTGCCCTGCATGGACGATGACGATTTCCGCCGCGGCCAGCCGACGGTGCACAAGGCGTTCGATGAGGCCACCGCGGTTCTGGCTGGCGACGCACTGCTGACGCTGGCTTTCAAGATTCTCGCTTCCCGGGAGACGCATGACGATGCCGAAGTGCGCGCTCTGCTGATCGAGCGGCTGGCGGATGCGTCCGGCGCGCGGGGCATGGTGGGCGGCCAGATGATCGACATGCTGGAAAGCGACAGCCCGCGCGACCTGAACACGATCACTCGGATGCAGCGCCTGAAAACCGGCGCGCTGATCTCCTATGCCACCGAGGCGGCGGGAATCATCGGACATGCCCGCGAGCACGAGCGCAGCGCACTTGCAGGCTTTTCCAATGACCTCGGTCTGGCCTACCAGATCGCGGACGACCTGCTCGACGCGACCGGCGATGAGGGGGCAGTCGGCAAGGCGCTGGCCAAGGACGAAGAGGCCGGAAAGGCTAATTTCGTTACGATTCTGGGCATTGATGGCGCCCGCCAGAGGGTGCGGCTATTGGCCGAACAGGCGAAGGAACACCTCGCAATTTTCCGCGAAAAGGCCAATATACTGCTGCAATCAGTCGATTTTGTTCTTGATAGAACACACTAG
- a CDS encoding exodeoxyribonuclease VII small subunit, whose amino-acid sequence MADPKEKPVDKMSFEEALAELEGIVRQLEAGEVELEKSIAIYERGAALKAHCEARLKSAELKVEQIVQGAGGTTTEPASFD is encoded by the coding sequence ATGGCAGACCCGAAGGAAAAACCCGTCGACAAGATGAGCTTCGAAGAAGCGCTTGCCGAACTGGAAGGCATCGTGCGCCAGCTTGAGGCCGGCGAGGTCGAGCTGGAAAAATCGATTGCCATCTATGAGCGCGGCGCGGCCCTCAAGGCCCATTGCGAAGCGCGGCTGAAATCGGCGGAACTGAAGGTAGAGCAGATTGTGCAGGGGGCAGGTGGCACGACCACGGAACCCGCCAGTTTCGACTAG
- a CDS encoding histidine phosphatase family protein yields the protein MPETTSTANRRGPIVVSRHGKPALDRTAGPRLDWRQYKDWWARYEESPLAEGQVAPPALMEAVKDADLVFASGRIRAQETAARAAPHMQAEYDPVFNEAPLPPPMLPKVRYLPKTWNILARAAWLNGHALDGESVVQARLRAMDAAQKLHEASVDTKVYLAAHGWFNRMLRPELKKLGWKCVRDGGDSYWSFRVYEYR from the coding sequence ATGCCAGAAACGACATCGACAGCAAACCGGCGCGGCCCCATCGTGGTCTCGCGTCATGGCAAGCCTGCGCTGGACCGCACGGCCGGGCCGCGGCTTGACTGGCGCCAGTACAAGGACTGGTGGGCCCGGTATGAGGAAAGCCCGCTCGCCGAAGGCCAGGTCGCGCCTCCCGCCCTGATGGAAGCCGTAAAGGATGCAGACCTCGTCTTCGCCTCCGGACGGATCCGCGCGCAGGAGACGGCTGCCCGCGCGGCGCCGCACATGCAGGCGGAATATGATCCGGTCTTCAATGAAGCGCCCCTGCCGCCGCCGATGCTGCCCAAGGTGCGCTATCTGCCGAAGACATGGAACATCCTTGCCCGCGCCGCCTGGCTGAATGGCCACGCGCTGGACGGGGAAAGCGTCGTGCAGGCCCGCCTGCGGGCAATGGACGCCGCGCAGAAGCTGCACGAGGCCTCCGTGGATACGAAGGTCTACCTGGCAGCGCATGGATGGTTCAATCGCATGCTCAGGCCGGAGCTGAAAAAGCTCGGCTGGAAATGTGTGCGCGACGGCGGCGATTCCTATTGGAGTTTCCGCGTCTACGAATACCGGTAA
- the lepB gene encoding signal peptidase I — MKDKSEASMARDGEKAAQGTEEAPETLADKVKQELKEWGATLAVFVPLFMLFSGLVYEQRVIPSESMVPTLQVSDRVAVAKFAYGYDRYSLPFSLGRYLPLPKGRIFARDPNRGDVVVFEHPHAGKVMIKRVIGLPGDQIQMINEQVYINGEPLPSEYVRTVRYVPHGTNWVTTAHEWRETAEDGKSWMTDRQEAGDRGDNTVLFIVPKGYLFMMGDNRDNSLDSRFLSGHCPPVGNVVDRAGCELAVDPKEASVGFVPMDHLMGRADTVLMSFYRCKLMDGEKCPKRVWKGL; from the coding sequence TTGAAAGACAAGAGCGAGGCCTCGATGGCACGAGATGGCGAAAAGGCCGCGCAGGGCACCGAAGAGGCGCCCGAAACACTTGCCGACAAGGTCAAGCAGGAACTGAAGGAATGGGGCGCGACGCTCGCCGTGTTCGTTCCGCTGTTCATGCTCTTCTCCGGCCTCGTTTACGAGCAGCGGGTGATTCCCTCCGAAAGCATGGTGCCGACGCTGCAGGTGTCTGACCGTGTGGCGGTGGCTAAATTTGCCTATGGTTATGACCGCTACTCGCTGCCCTTCAGCCTGGGGCGCTACCTGCCGCTGCCGAAGGGGCGTATTTTTGCGCGTGACCCGAATCGCGGCGACGTGGTCGTGTTCGAGCATCCGCATGCCGGCAAGGTGATGATCAAGCGTGTGATCGGCCTGCCGGGCGACCAGATCCAGATGATCAATGAGCAGGTCTATATCAATGGCGAACCTCTCCCCAGTGAATATGTCCGGACCGTCCGTTATGTGCCTCATGGCACCAATTGGGTGACGACGGCACATGAGTGGCGCGAGACGGCGGAAGACGGCAAGAGCTGGATGACGGATCGTCAGGAAGCCGGTGACCGGGGTGACAACACCGTCCTGTTCATCGTGCCCAAGGGCTATCTTTTCATGATGGGCGACAACCGCGACAACTCGCTGGATAGCCGGTTCCTGTCCGGCCACTGCCCGCCGGTCGGCAATGTCGTGGATCGCGCAGGGTGTGAGCTGGCGGTCGACCCGAAGGAGGCTTCGGTCGGCTTCGTGCCCATGGATCACCTGATGGGGCGGGCAGATACGGTGCTGATGAGCTTCTATCGCTGCAAGCTCATGGACGGCGAGAAATGCCCGAAACGTGTGTGGAAGGGCCTATAG
- a CDS encoding MBL fold metallo-hydrolase — protein MTAWRPARPAYSDGMDGFTTKTPKRPGLDYLHGEAAPGHGEMMEITPRIQWIRMSLPFSLKFINVWLIEDDDGWTIVDTGMPLKETRDAWQAILDTRVTADKPLKRVIVTHMHPDHVGCAGWLCYKYGAELWMSRLEYTTCRMLISDTGREAPEAGISFYRKAGWDKAALDHYRSRFGGFGRGVSKMPDSFFRLSDGDTFEMGGETWEVITGNGHSPEHVCLFCPAQNIVISGDQLLPRISSNVSVHPTEPAANPLLDWMSSCEKLLAHLPADVLVLPAHNEPFRGAHKRLRHLIDGHEVALARLKQRLAEKPRKVMDTFVAIFGRKIALDEQGMATGEALAHLNCLIYRGEVKAAAGPDGVTLYSLAT, from the coding sequence GTGACGGCTTGGCGGCCTGCTCGCCCGGCCTATTCTGACGGCATGGACGGTTTCACGACTAAGACACCCAAACGCCCCGGGCTGGACTATCTGCACGGCGAGGCGGCGCCCGGTCATGGCGAGATGATGGAGATCACGCCGCGCATCCAGTGGATCCGGATGTCGCTGCCTTTCTCCCTGAAATTCATCAATGTCTGGCTGATCGAAGATGATGATGGCTGGACGATCGTCGATACAGGGATGCCGCTGAAGGAAACGCGGGATGCCTGGCAAGCGATCCTCGACACGCGTGTGACGGCCGACAAGCCGCTGAAGCGCGTGATCGTAACGCACATGCATCCCGATCATGTCGGTTGTGCAGGCTGGCTCTGCTACAAATACGGCGCAGAGCTCTGGATGAGCCGGCTGGAATACACGACCTGCCGGATGCTTATTTCTGACACGGGCCGCGAGGCACCGGAGGCGGGGATCAGCTTCTATCGCAAGGCCGGCTGGGACAAGGCGGCGCTGGATCATTACCGCTCCCGCTTCGGCGGGTTCGGCCGCGGCGTCTCGAAAATGCCGGACAGTTTCTTCCGGCTCAGCGATGGCGACACGTTCGAAATGGGCGGCGAAACCTGGGAAGTGATCACCGGCAATGGCCATTCGCCGGAACATGTCTGCCTGTTCTGCCCGGCGCAGAACATTGTCATCTCGGGCGACCAGCTGCTGCCGCGAATCTCGTCCAATGTGTCCGTCCACCCGACCGAACCGGCGGCCAATCCGCTGCTGGACTGGATGTCGAGTTGCGAGAAGCTGCTGGCGCACCTGCCGGCAGACGTGCTGGTCCTGCCGGCCCACAACGAGCCGTTCCGGGGCGCCCACAAACGCCTGCGTCACCTGATCGACGGACATGAGGTGGCCCTGGCGCGCCTGAAACAGCGGCTGGCGGAAAAACCTCGCAAGGTGATGGACACGTTTGTCGCCATATTCGGCCGCAAGATCGCGCTGGACGAGCAGGGCATGGCAACCGGTGAAGCGCTGGCGCATCTCAACTGCCTGATCTATCGCGGTGAGGTGAAGGCGGCTGCGGGCCCGGATGGCGTGACGCTCTACAGTCTGGCCACCTGA
- a CDS encoding pseudouridine synthase — protein sequence MAWTKTYEGAEPLRINKWLAEEGVCSRREADALILKGLVKVDGEAAVAGQKIEAGQTLTLLQKATRQLDNRLSLIFHKPEGIVSGTPEPGEIPAVRLITEKTLSGKAHAIPGRYNKLAPLGRLDKDSRGLLVLSEDGVLAKALIGPESTVDKEYVVKVKGDVTPEKLALLRHGLELDGRKLKPAEVEQVKAHELRFVLHEGRNRQIRRMCQLVELRVVDLMRVRIGSLELAGLPEGKWRPISAREREALLSGAAPRPRKPREERERPPRDAQDRPPRGERPPRGERPDRPPRSGKPAGKFSGKPGGKGGPPRGDRKPDSREEKPVNPMRGAKFKRTKLGPRKRTPIK from the coding sequence ATGGCCTGGACCAAGACATATGAAGGCGCCGAGCCGCTGCGCATCAACAAATGGCTGGCCGAGGAAGGTGTCTGCTCGCGCCGCGAGGCGGATGCGTTGATCCTGAAGGGCCTGGTCAAGGTCGATGGCGAAGCGGCGGTGGCCGGCCAGAAGATCGAAGCCGGACAGACGCTGACCCTGCTGCAGAAGGCGACGCGCCAGCTGGACAACAGGCTGTCGCTGATCTTCCACAAGCCGGAAGGCATCGTCTCGGGCACGCCGGAACCGGGCGAGATCCCCGCGGTGCGCCTGATCACGGAGAAGACGCTGTCTGGAAAAGCGCACGCGATTCCCGGGCGTTACAACAAGCTCGCGCCGCTCGGCCGCCTCGACAAGGACAGCCGTGGCCTGCTGGTCCTGTCGGAAGACGGCGTGCTGGCAAAGGCGCTGATCGGGCCGGAAAGCACGGTCGACAAGGAATATGTGGTCAAGGTGAAGGGCGATGTGACGCCTGAAAAGCTGGCCCTGCTGCGCCATGGTCTGGAGCTGGACGGGCGCAAGCTGAAACCGGCGGAAGTCGAGCAGGTGAAGGCGCATGAGCTGCGCTTCGTGCTGCATGAGGGCCGCAACCGCCAGATCCGACGCATGTGCCAGCTGGTCGAGCTGCGCGTGGTGGACCTGATGCGCGTGCGGATCGGCTCGCTGGAACTGGCGGGCCTGCCGGAAGGCAAATGGCGTCCGATCAGTGCGCGCGAGCGCGAAGCCCTGCTGAGCGGCGCTGCGCCCCGTCCCCGCAAGCCGCGGGAAGAACGGGAACGTCCGCCGCGCGACGCGCAGGACAGGCCCCCGCGCGGCGAGCGTCCGCCTCGGGGTGAGCGGCCGGATCGTCCACCGCGTTCAGGCAAGCCAGCTGGCAAGTTCTCCGGCAAACCGGGCGGAAAAGGCGGCCCGCCGCGCGGTGACCGCAAGCCGGACAGCCGGGAAGAAAAGCCCGTCAATCCGATGCGCGGCGCGAAGTTCAAACGGACCAAGCTCGGTCCCCGCAAGCGCACGCCGATCAAATAG